A stretch of Deltaproteobacteria bacterium DNA encodes these proteins:
- a CDS encoding acetyl-CoA C-acetyltransferase has product MREAWIVGAARTPIGSFGKSLKDVSATDLGVVAVKAAIQRAGVDAKDLDDVLIGNCMMRTDEINTARCIALKAGIPHTTPAATIQRQCSSSMQALVFATQQIGMGDADMVLVGGVENMSRVPYALYDMRWGARMADVKAVDMLVEGLNDPLGHFHMGVTAENLAEKYGFTREAQDEVAYTSHSRALAAIDSGAFADEIVPVPIPQRKGDPVMFTTDEHPRREVSRESLAKLPAVFKKGGTVTAGNASGLNDGASAAIVVAADKAKALGLKPLARVIAHGLAGVEPELMGYGPVPAMTKALAKAKMNLKDLQLIECNEAFAAQYLSVEHLLGLDRAITNVNGSGIALGHPVGCTGLRIVISLIYAMRKRNLSVGAATLCVGGGMGLATIVELM; this is encoded by the coding sequence ATGCGTGAGGCTTGGATTGTCGGCGCCGCCAGGACGCCCATCGGCAGTTTCGGAAAATCGCTCAAGGACGTTTCCGCCACGGATCTGGGGGTGGTCGCCGTGAAGGCCGCAATCCAGCGAGCGGGGGTGGACGCGAAGGATCTCGACGACGTGCTCATCGGCAATTGCATGATGCGCACGGACGAAATCAACACGGCGCGGTGCATCGCGCTCAAGGCGGGCATTCCGCACACCACGCCCGCCGCGACGATTCAGCGTCAGTGCAGCAGCTCGATGCAGGCGCTCGTCTTCGCGACGCAGCAGATTGGCATGGGCGACGCCGACATGGTGCTCGTCGGCGGCGTCGAGAACATGAGCCGCGTACCGTACGCCCTTTACGATATGCGTTGGGGCGCGCGCATGGCCGACGTGAAGGCGGTGGACATGCTCGTCGAAGGGCTCAACGACCCGCTCGGTCACTTCCACATGGGCGTGACGGCGGAGAATCTGGCCGAAAAATACGGTTTCACCCGCGAGGCGCAGGACGAGGTGGCGTACACGAGCCATTCGCGGGCGCTCGCGGCGATCGACTCCGGTGCATTCGCCGACGAAATCGTGCCGGTGCCGATTCCGCAGCGGAAGGGCGATCCGGTCATGTTCACGACCGACGAGCATCCGCGTCGCGAGGTTTCGCGCGAGAGCCTCGCGAAGCTCCCGGCGGTGTTCAAAAAGGGCGGCACGGTGACCGCGGGCAACGCCTCGGGGCTCAACGATGGGGCGAGCGCGGCCATCGTGGTTGCCGCCGACAAGGCGAAAGCGCTCGGTCTCAAGCCGCTGGCTCGCGTGATCGCGCATGGGCTCGCGGGCGTCGAGCCGGAACTGATGGGATACGGTCCGGTGCCGGCCATGACGAAGGCGCTCGCCAAGGCCAAGATGAACCTGAAGGATCTTCAGCTCATCGAGTGCAACGAGGCGTTCGCCGCTCAGTATCTGTCCGTGGAGCACCTGCTGGGGCTCGACCGCGCGATCACGAATGTGAACGGCTCGGGCATCGCGCTTGGTCATCCCGTGGGGTGCACGGGGCTGCGTATCGTCATCAGCCTCATCTACGCGATGCGAAAGCGAAACTTGTCGGTCGGCGCCGCGACGCTGTGCGTCGGCGGCGGCATGGGCCTCGCGACGATCGTGGAACTGATGTAG